From the genome of Phytohabitans rumicis, one region includes:
- a CDS encoding carbohydrate ABC transporter permease has protein sequence MRSNRGYAAFLIPGAILSLVVIVVPLVMNVAISFTRWQGVGTPEWIGLDNYSRLLEDDNFWASFRNIIFLIFAMAVIPTAIGLVLAAVLFDYVAKRVGPRTASAFRSGFYLPQVLPVAVTGIVWGWILNPSFGALNAILTNAGLDALAKNWLGDPTYALYSVMVMLIWFQVGYPVVMFMSGLQRVDPELYEAASIDGANWWQRFIRIAVYQIKPEIYVVLVTTTIAALKVFGQIFVLTRGGPGNATLVPSYFAYQNFFEKAQVGYGSAIATVLTLIIVALSVVFLRIQARGEQKDAL, from the coding sequence ATGAGATCCAATCGGGGGTACGCCGCCTTCCTGATCCCCGGCGCGATCCTGTCGCTGGTGGTCATCGTGGTGCCGCTGGTGATGAACGTCGCCATCAGCTTCACCCGGTGGCAGGGGGTGGGTACCCCCGAGTGGATCGGGCTGGACAACTACAGCCGGCTGCTGGAGGACGACAACTTCTGGGCGTCCTTCCGCAACATCATCTTCCTGATCTTCGCGATGGCCGTCATCCCGACGGCCATCGGGCTCGTCCTGGCCGCGGTCCTGTTCGACTACGTCGCCAAGCGGGTCGGCCCGCGTACGGCCAGCGCGTTCCGGTCCGGCTTCTACCTGCCGCAGGTGCTGCCGGTCGCGGTGACCGGCATCGTGTGGGGCTGGATCCTCAACCCCAGCTTCGGGGCGCTCAACGCGATCCTCACCAACGCCGGCCTGGACGCGCTGGCCAAGAACTGGCTCGGCGACCCGACGTACGCGCTCTACAGCGTCATGGTGATGCTGATCTGGTTCCAGGTGGGCTACCCGGTCGTGATGTTCATGTCCGGGCTGCAGCGGGTCGACCCGGAGCTGTACGAGGCGGCGTCCATCGACGGCGCGAACTGGTGGCAGCGGTTCATCCGGATCGCCGTGTACCAGATCAAGCCGGAGATCTACGTGGTGCTGGTGACCACGACGATCGCGGCGCTGAAGGTCTTCGGGCAGATCTTCGTGCTGACCCGGGGCGGGCCGGGCAACGCCACGCTCGTGCCGTCGTACTTCGCGTACCAGAACTTCTTCGAGAAGGCGCAGGTCGGCTACGGCTCGGCGATCGCGACCGTGCTTACCCTCATCATCGTGGCGCTTTCGGTGGTGTTCCTGCGCATCCAGGCGCGGGGCGAACAGAAGGACGCGCTATGA
- the pth2 gene encoding peptidyl-tRNA hydrolase Pth2 → MFAFKQVIVVRRDLGMGAGKIAAQAAHAAVLGVEKAYRMRPAWVEGWRADGMPKVVLQVPGEAELADVCARAEAAGLPVAPVRDRGLTQVAAGTLTCVGIGPAAAPDVDAVTGDLRLL, encoded by the coding sequence ATGTTCGCGTTCAAGCAGGTGATCGTCGTGCGCCGTGATCTTGGGATGGGTGCGGGCAAGATCGCAGCGCAAGCCGCCCACGCGGCCGTACTCGGAGTGGAGAAGGCGTACCGGATGCGCCCGGCCTGGGTCGAGGGCTGGCGGGCCGACGGCATGCCCAAGGTCGTGCTCCAGGTGCCCGGCGAGGCCGAGCTGGCGGACGTGTGCGCGCGGGCCGAAGCGGCCGGCCTGCCCGTCGCGCCGGTCCGCGACCGCGGCCTGACCCAGGTCGCCGCCGGCACGCTCACGTGCGTCGGCATCGGCCCGGCCGCCGCGCCGGACGTGGATGCGGTGACCGGCGACCTCAGGCTGCTGTAG
- a CDS encoding ABC transporter ATP-binding protein, which translates to MTTAISVSGLVKTFGRARALDGLDLSVATGEVHGFLGPNGAGKSTTIRVLLGLLRADAGDVSLLGGHPWRDAVALHRRLAYVPGDVNLWPNLTGGEAIDLFGALRGGLDIRRRDELIERFQLDPRKKARAYSKGNRQKVAVVAAFASDVELYILDEPTSGLDPLMEAVFQDCVRKVKAEGRTVLLSSHIFSEVEALCDRVSIIRQGRTVESGTLSDLRHLTRTTIKVETTHPITGLVELPGVHDADLDTTRAKFDVDAKELDHVLRHLTRFEVRALTSAPPSLEELFMRHYGDELAAVR; encoded by the coding sequence ATGACTACTGCGATCTCGGTGTCCGGCTTGGTCAAGACCTTCGGCCGGGCCCGCGCGCTGGACGGGCTCGACCTGTCCGTGGCGACCGGCGAGGTGCACGGGTTCCTGGGTCCGAACGGCGCCGGAAAGTCCACCACCATCCGCGTACTGCTGGGTCTGCTGCGCGCCGACGCGGGCGACGTGAGCCTGCTCGGCGGGCATCCGTGGCGGGACGCGGTGGCGCTGCACCGCCGGCTGGCGTACGTGCCGGGGGACGTGAACCTGTGGCCCAACCTGACCGGCGGGGAGGCCATCGACCTCTTCGGGGCGCTGCGCGGCGGTCTGGACATCCGCCGCCGGGACGAGTTGATCGAGCGGTTCCAGCTCGATCCGCGCAAGAAGGCACGCGCGTACTCCAAGGGCAACCGGCAGAAGGTGGCGGTCGTCGCGGCGTTCGCGTCGGACGTGGAGCTTTACATCCTGGACGAGCCGACGTCCGGCCTGGACCCGCTGATGGAGGCGGTCTTCCAGGACTGCGTGCGGAAGGTGAAGGCGGAGGGCCGCACGGTGCTGCTGTCCAGCCACATCTTCTCCGAGGTGGAGGCCCTGTGCGACCGGGTGAGCATCATCCGGCAGGGCCGCACGGTGGAGTCCGGCACGCTGTCCGACCTGCGCCACCTGACCCGTACGACGATCAAGGTGGAGACCACGCACCCGATCACCGGCCTGGTGGAGCTGCCCGGCGTGCACGACGCCGACCTGGACACCACGCGCGCGAAGTTCGACGTGGACGCCAAGGAACTGGACCACGTGCTGCGCCACCTGACCCGGTTCGAGGTGCGCGCGCTGACCAGCGCCCCGCCCTCGCTGGAGGAGCTGTTCATGCGCCACTACGGCGACGAATTGGCGGCCGTCCGATGA
- a CDS encoding ABC transporter substrate-binding protein, whose translation MSISLTRVRAGTIAVLAAASLVLAACGADADDDTATGDGKTLKLWHYEGPNSAMGVAWTEAIKQFEASHPGVKVQFEDKQFEQIRQNAGMILNSDEAPDIMEYNKGNATAGLLSKQGLLTDLTGEASKRGWDKIGPSLQTTSRYDADGIMGDGKWFGVPNYAEYVMVYYNKDLFAKHKVQVPTTLAEFEAAMDTFVKAGVPPLSVGGAEYPAQQIFYELALSKANRSFVDSYELYKGKVDFKGPEFTYAANTFADWVKKGYIPKNSAGIKADPMGVAWTQGKFPMVISGSWWYGRFVAEAKSFQWGTFLFPGNTLHPGSGGNIWVVPEKSKNKSLAYDFIDITMKPEIQNLLGNSGGVPVLADPAGITDPKSKELIDNFNKITSTDGLAFYPDWPAPGYYDVLVAGVQHLINGTKSPTAVLDEIAKPYNDNLTSLGK comes from the coding sequence GTGTCCATTTCACTGACGCGCGTGCGCGCGGGCACCATTGCCGTACTCGCCGCCGCGTCCCTGGTCCTGGCCGCCTGCGGTGCCGACGCCGACGACGACACCGCGACCGGCGACGGCAAGACCCTGAAGCTCTGGCACTACGAGGGGCCCAACAGCGCCATGGGCGTCGCTTGGACCGAGGCGATCAAGCAGTTCGAGGCGTCGCACCCCGGCGTGAAGGTCCAGTTCGAGGACAAGCAGTTCGAGCAGATCCGGCAGAACGCCGGCATGATCCTCAACTCGGACGAAGCGCCCGACATCATGGAGTACAACAAGGGCAACGCCACCGCCGGCCTGCTGTCCAAGCAGGGCCTGCTGACCGACCTCACCGGCGAGGCCAGCAAGCGCGGCTGGGACAAGATCGGGCCGAGCCTGCAGACCACGTCGCGCTACGACGCCGATGGCATCATGGGCGACGGCAAGTGGTTCGGCGTGCCGAACTACGCCGAGTACGTGATGGTCTACTACAACAAGGACCTCTTCGCGAAGCACAAGGTCCAGGTGCCCACCACGCTCGCCGAGTTCGAGGCGGCGATGGACACGTTCGTCAAGGCCGGGGTCCCGCCGCTGTCGGTGGGCGGCGCGGAGTACCCGGCGCAGCAGATCTTCTACGAGCTGGCGCTCTCCAAGGCCAACCGCTCCTTTGTGGACAGTTACGAGCTGTACAAGGGCAAGGTGGACTTCAAGGGGCCGGAGTTCACGTACGCGGCCAACACGTTCGCCGACTGGGTGAAGAAGGGCTACATCCCGAAGAACTCCGCCGGCATCAAGGCGGACCCGATGGGCGTGGCCTGGACCCAGGGCAAGTTCCCGATGGTCATCTCCGGCAGCTGGTGGTACGGCCGGTTCGTCGCCGAGGCCAAGAGCTTCCAGTGGGGCACGTTCCTCTTCCCGGGCAACACGCTGCACCCCGGCTCCGGCGGCAACATCTGGGTCGTGCCGGAGAAATCCAAGAACAAGAGCCTGGCGTACGACTTCATCGACATCACGATGAAGCCGGAGATCCAGAATCTGCTCGGCAACTCCGGCGGCGTGCCGGTGCTCGCGGACCCCGCGGGGATCACCGATCCGAAGAGCAAGGAGCTGATCGACAACTTCAACAAGATCACCTCCACGGACGGGCTGGCGTTCTACCCGGACTGGCCGGCTCCCGGGTACTACGACGTGCTGGTCGCCGGCGTACAGCACCTGATCAACGGCACCAAGAGCCCGACCGCGGTGCTCGACGAGATCGCCAAGCCGTACAACGACAACCTGACCAGCCTCGGCAAATGA
- a CDS encoding carbohydrate ABC transporter permease: MNRAIRPAVLATLTVLVLLVLSPFALVALNAFKRPADYATNGPLSLPDSLYFKGLTDFWIRVDFGEKLWNSFFISGSVAVLAVIVSVLNAYALGIGRVRGRSLFLIFFLLANLLPQEALVYPLYYLSKEVGLYNTQTAVIIIFTAIQSAFGTYLLSSVYAVFPREMLEAAAIDGAGKVRTLWRVVVPISWPSLSVLFTFFFIWTWNEFFLPLVFLISNDKQTVPVALGVLQGDRLMDATTTSASALLGIAPAVLFFLIFQRTLSRGIMSGAVK, from the coding sequence ATGAACCGGGCGATCCGGCCGGCCGTGCTGGCCACGCTCACCGTGCTGGTGCTGCTGGTGCTCTCGCCGTTCGCGCTGGTGGCGCTCAACGCGTTCAAGCGCCCGGCGGACTACGCCACCAACGGGCCGCTGTCTTTGCCGGACAGCCTGTACTTCAAGGGACTCACCGACTTCTGGATCCGGGTCGACTTCGGCGAGAAGCTCTGGAACAGCTTCTTCATCAGCGGGTCGGTGGCGGTGCTGGCGGTCATCGTCTCGGTGCTCAACGCGTACGCGCTCGGCATCGGCCGGGTGCGCGGCCGGAGCCTGTTCCTGATCTTCTTCCTGCTGGCCAACCTGCTGCCGCAGGAGGCCCTGGTGTACCCGCTCTACTACCTGTCCAAAGAGGTCGGTCTCTACAACACCCAGACGGCCGTCATCATCATCTTCACGGCCATCCAGAGCGCCTTCGGCACGTACCTGCTCTCGTCGGTGTACGCCGTGTTCCCGCGCGAGATGCTGGAGGCGGCGGCGATCGACGGCGCCGGGAAGGTGCGCACGCTGTGGCGGGTGGTGGTGCCGATCAGCTGGCCGAGCCTGTCCGTGCTGTTCACGTTCTTCTTCATCTGGACGTGGAACGAGTTCTTCCTCCCGCTCGTCTTCCTCATCTCGAACGACAAGCAGACCGTGCCGGTGGCCCTCGGCGTGCTGCAGGGCGACCGGCTGATGGACGCCACCACCACGAGCGCCTCGGCGCTGCTCGGCATCGCGCCAGCCGTCCTGTTCTTCCTCATCTTCCAGCGAACCCTGTCCCGCGGCATCATGTCCGGGGCCGTCAAGTAA
- a CDS encoding metallophosphoesterase family protein encodes MLCEPYLLDPRPDGIHVVWHTELPGSAHFVLVGPGVAEMSDEQARTAPSEGPGWRRFAATTHAMSRTREDQESSVPGRTYAGVTRRAVYRQLAAVTGLPAGRTPYRVVSDGTVTPVYTLAPAVPPDQPVRLLLSSDHQLKPMVPANLAKVAETAGVAFDGVLMAGDLVNAPDRASEWFDSTAEPAFFPTFARILPHSPLFPTIGNHDVMGRWSDTATLDEQFNDPQPDDWDVTTYEELFPVPRSEQGGPRWWSRTIGDVHVISLFVTQVWRPPELTGRGRFQEAREDVDTPDRWGYGQFIFEPVTRGSRQYAFLAAELAATAARRARYRVVMFHHPSHGLGHGSVPPYTDPIPVRRDGTITYDYPLADDHILRDVEPLVSEAGVHLVLNGHSHVWNRFRNAAGVHWLDTSNVGNSYGAFDVTSGLSRGMPPGYVQQGDPGGLTPIVPTLAPLRNADGVPLPYVASNDITVFSLLDSAAGVVRSYRHDTRQPDSPAVLFDEFSLR; translated from the coding sequence ATGCTGTGTGAGCCGTACCTGCTCGATCCGCGGCCGGACGGGATCCACGTGGTCTGGCACACCGAGCTTCCCGGCTCCGCACACTTCGTGCTGGTGGGCCCCGGCGTCGCGGAGATGTCCGACGAGCAGGCCCGTACCGCGCCGAGCGAAGGGCCGGGCTGGCGCCGGTTCGCCGCGACCACCCACGCGATGAGCCGGACCCGGGAGGACCAGGAGTCGTCGGTGCCGGGCCGGACGTACGCGGGCGTGACGCGCCGGGCGGTCTACCGGCAGCTCGCCGCGGTCACCGGGTTGCCGGCCGGGCGCACGCCGTACCGGGTGGTGTCGGACGGCACGGTCACCCCCGTCTACACCCTCGCCCCCGCGGTGCCGCCGGACCAGCCGGTACGCCTGCTGCTCAGCAGCGACCACCAGCTCAAGCCGATGGTGCCGGCCAACCTGGCGAAGGTCGCGGAGACGGCGGGCGTGGCCTTCGACGGCGTACTGATGGCCGGCGACCTGGTGAACGCGCCGGACCGGGCGAGCGAGTGGTTCGACAGCACGGCCGAGCCGGCGTTCTTCCCGACGTTCGCGCGGATCCTGCCGCACTCGCCGCTCTTCCCGACGATCGGCAACCACGACGTGATGGGCCGCTGGTCCGACACGGCGACGCTGGACGAGCAGTTCAACGACCCGCAGCCGGACGACTGGGACGTCACCACGTACGAGGAACTGTTTCCGGTGCCACGCAGCGAGCAGGGCGGACCGCGCTGGTGGTCTCGCACCATCGGCGACGTGCACGTGATCTCGCTCTTCGTGACGCAGGTGTGGCGGCCGCCGGAGCTGACGGGGCGGGGCAGGTTCCAGGAGGCGCGCGAAGACGTCGACACCCCGGACCGGTGGGGCTACGGCCAGTTCATCTTCGAGCCGGTCACCCGCGGTTCGCGCCAGTACGCCTTCCTCGCCGCCGAACTGGCCGCCACGGCCGCGCGCCGGGCCCGCTACCGGGTGGTCATGTTTCACCATCCCAGCCACGGGCTGGGGCACGGGTCGGTGCCGCCGTACACGGATCCGATCCCGGTCAGGCGCGACGGGACCATCACCTACGACTACCCGCTCGCCGACGACCACATCCTGCGCGACGTCGAGCCGCTGGTGTCCGAGGCCGGCGTCCACCTCGTCCTCAACGGACACTCCCACGTCTGGAACCGCTTCCGCAACGCCGCGGGCGTGCACTGGCTGGACACGTCCAATGTGGGCAACAGCTACGGCGCGTTCGACGTGACGTCCGGCTTGTCGCGCGGCATGCCGCCCGGGTACGTCCAGCAGGGCGACCCGGGCGGTCTCACCCCGATCGTGCCCACCCTCGCCCCGCTGCGGAACGCCGACGGGGTGCCGCTGCCGTACGTGGCGAGCAACGACATCACCGTCTTCTCGCTGCTCGACTCGGCCGCCGGCGTGGTGCGCTCGTACCGCCACGACACCCGCCAGCCCGACTCCCCCGCCGTGCTCTTCGACGAGTTCTCACTCCGGTAG
- a CDS encoding M16 family metallopeptidase produces MSSTGYPWPIETTRLDNGLRVVVSEDRTAPVVAINLWYDVGSRHEPDGQTGFAHLFEHLMFEGSVHVAKTEHMRLIQGSGGSLNATTNPDRTNYFETVPAEHLELALWLEADRMGGLVPALTQETLDNQREVVKNERRQRYENLPYGDAWLRLLPLLYPSGHPYHHATIGSMADLNAADLATFSAFHTTYYAPNNAVLSVVGDAAPGEVFALAEKYFGGLPARPDIPPAPDGTAPAPATAAVREDVVAEVPAPRVYLAHRTHPFGSPAYDAVTVLAIALGTGRGSRLYQRLADGARLAQPDYVSAYGVDLAHAPAPLIVTATARDGVSAAELEDGLVEVVDELAAGITAEELDRAKALLSTMWWRQMSTVAGRADTLSRYATQFGDAASAGDRLPAWQAVTLAGVAEVAAEVLRPETRVTLSYVPEES; encoded by the coding sequence ATGTCGTCCACCGGCTACCCGTGGCCAATCGAAACCACCCGCCTCGACAACGGCCTCCGCGTCGTCGTCAGCGAGGACCGCACCGCACCCGTCGTCGCCATCAATCTCTGGTACGACGTCGGGTCGCGCCACGAGCCCGATGGCCAGACCGGCTTCGCTCACCTGTTCGAGCACCTGATGTTCGAGGGCTCGGTGCACGTGGCGAAGACCGAGCACATGCGACTGATCCAGGGCTCAGGCGGCTCGCTCAACGCGACCACCAACCCGGATCGCACGAACTACTTCGAGACCGTGCCGGCCGAGCACCTGGAGCTGGCGTTGTGGCTCGAAGCGGACCGGATGGGCGGCCTGGTGCCGGCGCTCACCCAGGAAACGCTCGACAACCAGCGGGAAGTGGTCAAGAACGAGCGGCGCCAGCGGTACGAGAACTTGCCGTACGGCGACGCCTGGCTGCGCCTGCTCCCGCTGCTGTACCCGTCCGGGCACCCGTACCACCACGCCACGATCGGCTCGATGGCCGACCTCAACGCGGCCGACCTGGCCACGTTCTCGGCGTTCCACACCACGTACTACGCGCCGAACAACGCGGTCCTCTCCGTGGTGGGCGACGCCGCGCCGGGCGAGGTCTTCGCGCTCGCCGAGAAGTACTTCGGTGGCCTCCCGGCCCGGCCCGACATCCCGCCCGCCCCGGACGGCACCGCGCCCGCGCCGGCCACCGCCGCCGTACGCGAGGACGTGGTCGCCGAGGTGCCCGCGCCGCGGGTCTACCTCGCCCACCGCACGCACCCGTTCGGCAGCCCGGCGTACGACGCGGTCACGGTGCTCGCCATCGCGCTGGGCACCGGCCGCGGCAGCCGGCTCTACCAGCGGCTCGCCGACGGCGCGCGGCTCGCCCAGCCGGACTACGTGTCCGCGTACGGCGTCGACCTCGCGCACGCCCCGGCCCCGCTCATCGTGACGGCGACCGCCCGCGACGGGGTCAGCGCCGCCGAGTTGGAGGACGGCCTGGTCGAGGTCGTCGACGAGCTGGCCGCCGGCATCACCGCCGAGGAACTGGACCGGGCCAAGGCGCTGCTGTCCACGATGTGGTGGCGGCAGATGTCCACTGTGGCGGGTCGGGCGGACACGCTGAGCCGCTATGCCACCCAGTTCGGCGACGCGGCGAGCGCGGGCGACCGGCTCCCGGCGTGGCAGGCCGTCACGCTCGCCGGCGTGGCCGAGGTCGCCGCCGAAGTCTTGCGTCCCGAGACCCGGGTCACCCTTTCCTACGTACCCGAGGAGTCCTGA
- a CDS encoding M16 family metallopeptidase, giving the protein MTLVSERPGAGAARPYHFPEVIRRGGVVAAHLPGQALAVATLLLDAGAGREPSGREGVASVVAKALEEGTTARDSTAYALALEGLGAELFASVDWDSFRVGVQAPTDRLADAVALLAEAVRTPRLDPDDVARVRDDEATALRMDWADPGPRAEAALRADIFGAEQRHGRPLHGDPDSVAAVSVDDVVGYHRDWFGQPGTLLVAGDLSAVDLDALGAAVFAGAGTPVAGAGGPLPVATRAERRIILVDRPGSVQSTLRLGHAAVHRSHPDYVPMTLAATVLGGAFTSRLNHLIREVRGYTYGIRGEFGQSRRFGRFLVSSGVQTAVTVPALIDTVGEIARTQAGGITEPELAVARSWRAGQLSVELQTPGAIASALATLVVHDLPDDYHANLRTALLEADVETVSAAAATHLHPSGLTLVVEGDAAVIRDELVASGLGNVVP; this is encoded by the coding sequence ATGACCCTGGTGAGCGAGCGTCCGGGGGCGGGCGCGGCCCGGCCGTACCATTTTCCTGAGGTCATCCGGCGCGGCGGGGTCGTCGCCGCGCACCTCCCGGGTCAGGCGCTGGCCGTCGCGACCTTGCTGCTCGACGCCGGCGCCGGCCGCGAGCCGTCCGGGCGCGAAGGCGTGGCCTCCGTCGTGGCCAAGGCCCTTGAGGAGGGTACGACGGCGCGCGACTCGACCGCGTACGCGCTGGCCCTGGAAGGGCTCGGTGCGGAACTGTTCGCGAGCGTCGACTGGGACTCGTTCCGGGTGGGCGTGCAGGCCCCGACCGACCGGCTGGCGGACGCGGTCGCGCTGCTGGCCGAGGCGGTGCGGACCCCGCGCCTGGACCCCGACGACGTGGCCCGGGTACGCGACGACGAGGCGACCGCGCTGCGGATGGACTGGGCCGACCCGGGGCCGCGGGCGGAGGCGGCGCTGCGGGCCGACATCTTCGGCGCGGAGCAGCGGCACGGCCGTCCCCTGCACGGCGACCCCGACTCGGTCGCGGCGGTCTCGGTCGACGACGTGGTCGGCTACCACCGCGACTGGTTCGGCCAGCCCGGCACGCTCCTGGTGGCCGGCGACCTCAGCGCGGTCGACCTCGACGCCCTGGGCGCCGCGGTCTTCGCCGGGGCCGGTACGCCGGTGGCGGGCGCCGGCGGGCCGCTGCCGGTGGCCACCCGCGCCGAGCGCCGGATCATCCTGGTGGACCGGCCCGGCTCGGTGCAGTCGACGCTGCGGCTCGGTCACGCCGCCGTGCACCGGTCGCACCCCGACTACGTGCCGATGACGCTGGCCGCCACCGTGCTCGGCGGCGCGTTCACGTCCCGCCTCAACCACCTCATCCGCGAGGTGCGCGGCTACACGTACGGCATCCGGGGCGAGTTCGGCCAGTCGCGGCGGTTCGGGCGGTTCCTGGTGAGCTCCGGCGTGCAGACCGCGGTGACGGTGCCCGCCCTGATCGACACGGTCGGGGAGATCGCCCGTACGCAGGCCGGCGGGATCACCGAGCCGGAGCTGGCGGTGGCGCGCTCCTGGCGGGCCGGGCAGCTCTCGGTGGAGTTGCAGACGCCCGGGGCGATCGCCAGCGCGCTGGCCACGCTCGTGGTGCACGACCTGCCCGACGACTACCACGCCAACCTGCGTACCGCCCTCCTGGAGGCGGACGTCGAGACGGTCTCGGCGGCGGCCGCCACGCACCTGCACCCGAGCGGGCTGACCCTGGTGGTCGAGGGCGACGCCGCCGTAATCCGCGACGAACTGGTCGCCTCAGGACTGGGCAACGTCGTCCCCTAA
- the yicI gene encoding alpha-xylosidase yields the protein MTTSFTTSYDEETVTGFVDGMAARDLPLSVFHFDTFWMREFHWCDFEWDPRTFPDPAGMLKRLKERGLRISLWINPYIAQRSALFAEGAAAGYLVRTPDGGVWQTDRWQAGMGLVDFTNPAARDWYAGKLRALLDMGADCFKSDFGERIPTDVVWHDGADPERMHNYYSYLYNETVFELLREHRGAGEAVLFARSATTGGQKFPVHWGGDCESTLESMAESLRGGLSLAMSGFGFWSHDIGGFEGRPDPAVFKRWIPFGLLSSHSRLHGNSTYRVPWLFDDEAVDVLRAFTRLKARLMPYLFGAAVTAHREGVPVMRPMVAEFPDDPACPYLDRQYMLGDSLLVAPVFTASGQTRYYVPAGRWTHLLTGEVVEGPRWVTETCGFDTVPVYVRPGTMLPWGAREDRPDYAYADGVTLRLFSPVDGTRVDVPALDGEVAASFTVDGTRVRRTGAPAPWRVQLPGQDPVDIPAGVEEWALPE from the coding sequence CTGACCACGTCGTTCACCACGTCGTACGACGAGGAGACGGTGACCGGGTTCGTCGACGGGATGGCCGCGCGCGACCTGCCGCTGTCGGTGTTCCACTTCGACACGTTCTGGATGCGCGAGTTTCACTGGTGCGACTTCGAGTGGGACCCGCGCACGTTCCCCGACCCGGCGGGCATGCTCAAGCGCCTCAAGGAGCGCGGACTGCGGATCAGCCTCTGGATCAACCCGTACATCGCCCAGCGGTCGGCACTCTTCGCCGAGGGTGCCGCCGCCGGCTACCTCGTGCGCACGCCGGACGGCGGGGTCTGGCAGACGGACCGCTGGCAGGCCGGCATGGGGCTGGTCGACTTCACCAACCCGGCGGCCCGGGACTGGTACGCCGGCAAGCTGCGCGCCCTCCTGGACATGGGCGCGGACTGCTTCAAGTCCGACTTCGGCGAGCGCATCCCGACCGACGTGGTGTGGCACGACGGCGCCGACCCGGAGCGGATGCATAACTACTACAGCTACCTCTACAACGAGACCGTGTTCGAGTTGCTGCGCGAGCACCGGGGTGCCGGGGAGGCGGTGCTGTTCGCCCGCTCAGCCACCACGGGCGGGCAGAAGTTTCCGGTGCACTGGGGCGGCGACTGTGAGTCCACACTGGAGTCCATGGCGGAGAGCCTGCGCGGCGGGCTGTCCCTGGCCATGTCGGGCTTCGGCTTCTGGAGCCACGACATCGGCGGCTTCGAGGGCCGACCCGATCCGGCCGTGTTCAAGCGCTGGATCCCCTTCGGACTGCTCTCCTCGCACAGCCGGTTGCACGGCAACTCGACGTACCGGGTGCCGTGGCTCTTCGACGACGAGGCCGTGGACGTGCTGCGGGCGTTCACCCGGCTGAAGGCGCGGCTCATGCCGTACCTCTTCGGCGCGGCCGTCACCGCCCACCGGGAGGGCGTGCCGGTGATGCGGCCGATGGTGGCGGAGTTTCCCGACGACCCGGCGTGCCCGTACCTGGACCGGCAGTACATGCTCGGCGACAGCCTGCTGGTCGCGCCGGTCTTCACGGCGTCCGGCCAGACCAGGTACTACGTGCCGGCCGGGCGGTGGACCCACCTGCTCACCGGGGAGGTCGTCGAGGGGCCGCGCTGGGTCACCGAGACCTGCGGCTTCGACACGGTGCCCGTGTACGTGCGCCCGGGGACCATGCTGCCGTGGGGCGCGCGCGAGGACCGGCCGGACTACGCGTACGCCGACGGGGTGACGCTGCGGCTGTTCTCACCGGTCGACGGGACCAGGGTGGACGTCCCGGCGCTCGATGGCGAGGTGGCGGCCAGCTTCACGGTTGACGGGACCCGGGTACGCCGTACCGGCGCACCGGCGCCGTGGCGGGTCCAACTCCCCGGCCAGGATCCGGTCGACATTCCCGCGGGCGTGGAGGAGTGGGCGCTACCGGAGTGA